One Lentisphaera araneosa HTCC2155 DNA window includes the following coding sequences:
- a CDS encoding beta-galactosidase yields the protein MIKNIIFAALFLVASLSADELKKTKVQVPTFPHEAAGIYSWCNWSPRKTNRQTAPDLRGVAIVLTWRKLEPREGEYKFDERFGELLKQAHENDYYVHTMIWVAPGTPKWLYEIGVPKVETDRKTNALGEATNQTAFPYYFDALYQEKYFKLLKAWAQYIDALPEELHKRILFVQSCEGSTGDGWGYKGNPLDKKYAISREQWDDYRIKVWGKMKKYFQEEVKRPLPIAVNSDANTEKSNLWLEQNLGDYGLKMGMSSHGYHVSENRDRLKAWEQTKASNGHHFSRGEMDGELYKMNWSKRDVPIVLYWSGLFSLHMNLDVWNIPQGALVDSDNSHAFEFFNEYAPMRDPQKSKKGFCALRKGLDASDTKEFPLAEFGSGKEMARFDKKRYADIAEKFQAYGAQQNDTKSAMGGGMANRNRTGVNDVGWGIISGNYERFVHQVKPDQSSQPWWSVDNSLYGRFTRSFGIKGGSMFFKLNEAFAKKAKKLKLTISYLDKGTGRWRVKTPQAGLKTIECKNSGEWKKAEFIYEFSAKANEEPADFIIKKLSDEDVHFHLIEVEKL from the coding sequence ATGATTAAAAATATAATCTTTGCGGCACTCTTTTTAGTGGCTTCACTAAGTGCGGATGAACTTAAAAAGACCAAAGTTCAAGTGCCGACTTTTCCTCATGAAGCGGCTGGGATTTATTCCTGGTGCAATTGGTCACCTAGAAAAACGAATCGTCAGACCGCACCTGATTTACGCGGGGTTGCCATTGTTTTAACTTGGAGAAAACTGGAGCCACGTGAGGGTGAGTATAAATTTGATGAGCGCTTTGGTGAATTACTCAAGCAAGCTCATGAGAATGATTACTACGTGCACACCATGATTTGGGTGGCACCAGGGACACCTAAATGGCTCTATGAAATCGGAGTTCCCAAAGTCGAGACGGATCGTAAAACTAATGCTTTGGGTGAAGCGACGAATCAAACCGCATTTCCCTATTATTTTGATGCGCTCTACCAGGAAAAGTACTTCAAATTACTGAAGGCCTGGGCCCAATATATTGATGCTTTACCCGAGGAACTTCACAAGCGCATTCTTTTTGTTCAAAGTTGCGAAGGTTCGACGGGTGACGGTTGGGGCTATAAAGGCAATCCCTTGGATAAAAAGTACGCTATTAGCCGTGAGCAATGGGATGATTATCGCATCAAGGTTTGGGGCAAGATGAAAAAGTATTTTCAGGAAGAAGTAAAGAGGCCGCTGCCCATAGCGGTGAACTCCGATGCAAATACTGAAAAATCTAATCTTTGGTTAGAGCAGAATTTAGGTGATTATGGATTGAAAATGGGAATGTCGAGTCATGGTTATCACGTTAGTGAAAATAGGGACCGCTTAAAAGCCTGGGAACAAACAAAGGCGAGTAATGGGCACCACTTTTCTCGAGGTGAAATGGATGGTGAACTCTACAAGATGAATTGGTCAAAAAGAGATGTTCCTATAGTTCTCTATTGGTCGGGACTCTTTTCGCTGCACATGAACTTGGATGTGTGGAATATCCCTCAGGGTGCCTTGGTAGATTCGGATAATTCTCATGCATTTGAGTTTTTTAATGAGTACGCTCCCATGCGGGATCCGCAAAAATCTAAGAAGGGTTTTTGCGCTCTTCGCAAAGGTTTAGATGCCTCTGATACAAAAGAATTTCCTCTAGCTGAATTTGGTTCAGGTAAAGAAATGGCAAGATTTGATAAAAAACGTTATGCGGATATTGCTGAAAAATTTCAAGCCTATGGAGCTCAGCAAAATGATACTAAATCAGCTATGGGCGGTGGCATGGCTAATCGCAATCGTACCGGAGTTAATGATGTGGGCTGGGGGATTATCTCAGGTAATTACGAACGTTTTGTTCATCAAGTGAAGCCCGATCAAAGCAGTCAGCCCTGGTGGAGTGTGGATAATTCGCTTTATGGGCGTTTTACCCGCTCATTTGGCATTAAGGGCGGCAGCATGTTTTTTAAACTGAATGAAGCTTTTGCGAAGAAGGCTAAAAAATTAAAATTGACAATTAGCTATCTCGACAAAGGTACTGGCCGTTGGCGAGTAAAAACCCCTCAGGCCGGTCTCAAGACTATTGAATGCAAAAACTCAGGAGAATGGAAGAAGGCCGAGTTTATTTATGAATTTAGTGCAAAGGCGAATGAGGAACCTGCTGATTTCATCATTAAAAAACTTTCAGATGAGGATGTACACTTTCACCTTATAGAAGTAGAAAAACTATGA
- a CDS encoding sulfatase family protein has translation MIKKFLTLLFLASAATANEKPNVILINSDDYGIGDVNCYNPDSKFYTPTLDKLAARGMRFTDHHTTASTCAPTRYSILTGNYVQRGLNPRGVWNYSTKSQILPDQKVTIGKLMQQAGYNTAMLGKFHIGGTFYERGSDKLAENEKDYKKLDFSRPFKMGPLDLGFDYSFILPNGIQESPYAHFENDVMIGDQDDLRLQEGRWTRAAKGQNTHRGYYQVGMPYWDFLQVGPTLANKALGFIDNHYKENEDKPFFLYFCTQSIHGPNTAAKEINGIQVEGITAERHPDKKGNYNFCSYGDFVYETDVTLRLIMENLEKKGELKNTLIIFTADNGASPGAYPFGQDSSGIYSGFKGSIWEGGHRVPFIAAWGDGTKEGSVIEPGTVNDNLIGQQDIYGTLAELTGQSTLQGACGQDSISFLSQLKGDSKSTREYMYSQGKIEARIRKPKKGGSKDPEARMMRKGKWKLCVHWDMKDKSLNNKPFALYNLEDDPQEEKDLLKNPEYKKMVDEIMQEVLKVASIR, from the coding sequence ATGATCAAAAAGTTTCTTACTCTCTTATTTTTGGCCTCGGCGGCCACAGCCAATGAAAAACCTAATGTTATCTTGATTAATTCAGATGATTATGGCATCGGCGATGTCAATTGTTATAATCCGGATTCGAAGTTCTACACACCCACACTAGATAAGCTCGCGGCTCGCGGCATGCGCTTTACGGATCACCACACGACGGCATCAACTTGTGCACCAACGCGCTACAGTATTTTGACGGGGAACTATGTTCAGCGTGGTTTAAATCCTCGCGGCGTATGGAATTATAGTACCAAGAGTCAGATCCTCCCTGATCAGAAAGTTACTATTGGTAAGCTCATGCAACAGGCGGGCTACAACACGGCTATGCTGGGAAAATTTCATATCGGCGGAACTTTTTATGAGCGTGGATCAGATAAGCTTGCGGAGAATGAGAAAGACTATAAAAAACTCGACTTTAGCCGTCCCTTTAAAATGGGGCCATTAGATTTGGGTTTTGATTATTCCTTTATTCTGCCCAATGGTATCCAAGAATCGCCTTATGCTCACTTTGAAAATGATGTGATGATTGGCGATCAGGATGATTTGAGATTACAGGAAGGTCGTTGGACACGTGCAGCGAAAGGCCAAAATACTCATCGTGGTTACTATCAGGTGGGCATGCCATATTGGGATTTTTTACAGGTGGGACCAACTCTCGCGAATAAAGCTCTTGGCTTTATCGATAATCATTATAAAGAAAATGAGGATAAGCCCTTCTTTTTATATTTCTGTACCCAAAGTATCCATGGGCCCAATACGGCAGCTAAAGAAATTAATGGTATTCAAGTTGAAGGGATTACGGCTGAGCGTCATCCTGATAAAAAGGGGAATTACAACTTCTGTTCTTATGGCGACTTTGTTTATGAAACGGACGTAACACTTCGTCTAATTATGGAGAATTTAGAAAAAAAGGGTGAGCTCAAAAATACTCTCATTATCTTCACTGCAGATAATGGAGCATCTCCGGGGGCGTATCCCTTTGGTCAAGACTCCAGTGGGATTTACTCTGGTTTCAAAGGTTCCATTTGGGAAGGTGGTCATCGCGTTCCTTTCATTGCAGCTTGGGGAGATGGTACAAAAGAAGGTTCGGTTATTGAGCCGGGTACAGTGAATGATAACCTCATTGGTCAGCAAGATATTTATGGGACTCTCGCAGAATTAACGGGTCAATCTACTCTACAGGGCGCTTGTGGTCAGGACTCAATTAGTTTCCTCTCACAATTAAAAGGTGATTCTAAATCAACTCGCGAGTATATGTACTCGCAGGGTAAAATCGAAGCTCGTATACGCAAGCCAAAAAAGGGTGGTTCAAAAGATCCAGAAGCTCGCATGATGCGCAAAGGCAAGTGGAAGCTCTGTGTTCATTGGGATATGAAAGACAAATCACTTAATAATAAGCCTTTTGCTCTGTATAATCTCGAAGATGACCCACAGGAAGAAAAAGATTTACTCAAGAACCCTGAATATAAAAAGATGGTTGATGAGATCATGCAAGAAGTACTTAAAGTTGCCAGTATAAGATAG
- a CDS encoding sulfatase, producing MNKQLLNISMIIMLFTLCGANTLQAKSTKDMNVLFIAIDDLNDWIGCFEGNPQIKTPNFDKFNANGGMVMFDAHCSSTVCGPSRSSLLTGKHCYKTGVYGNKTNLKDAPKTKDVLTIPEYFSKHGYHSLSMGKIFHKHGTAVAGKLDHGEWAFDEWHKASGYAAPINKQRPANGIKPLDHERGYHRTGFDWGATQGNDETKMKDYNTVKWASEQFNTRDFDGKPFFMALGISQPHLPWYVPQKYFDMYPLDEIDLPKTLANDRDDIISDKGKPLYALSTTWERFEKADKHKEVVQAYMANVSFVDDCLGVLLEGLNKSKYADNTIVILWGDHGWHLGEKQRYGKTLLWQESARVPMMIKVPGVTPKSKRCNGVVNLIDMYPTLADLCGLPPYSENDGRSFAELVHNPDMTWDKPTLTTYGMGNHRIYDGRYSYIIYKGGEELYDHKTDPMEWTNQARNPEFASIKKRLHAFVPKTNEPTSPINKFDGNKKPKKK from the coding sequence ATGAACAAACAACTGCTCAATATTTCAATGATAATAATGCTTTTTACTTTGTGTGGTGCGAATACACTGCAGGCCAAGTCAACAAAAGATATGAATGTGCTTTTTATTGCCATTGATGACCTCAACGACTGGATCGGCTGCTTTGAAGGCAATCCTCAAATCAAAACTCCCAACTTTGATAAGTTTAATGCCAATGGCGGTATGGTGATGTTCGACGCTCATTGTTCATCCACCGTTTGCGGTCCATCGCGTTCCTCACTACTAACGGGTAAACACTGCTACAAGACCGGAGTGTACGGCAATAAAACTAATCTTAAGGATGCACCAAAGACAAAAGATGTGCTGACGATCCCTGAATACTTTAGTAAGCATGGTTATCATTCTTTATCCATGGGCAAGATTTTTCATAAACATGGCACAGCCGTGGCAGGTAAACTAGATCATGGAGAATGGGCTTTTGATGAATGGCACAAAGCCAGTGGTTATGCAGCGCCAATTAATAAGCAGCGACCAGCCAATGGCATCAAACCCTTGGATCATGAAAGAGGTTACCATAGAACCGGTTTTGATTGGGGAGCCACTCAAGGTAATGATGAAACAAAAATGAAAGATTACAATACGGTAAAATGGGCCTCAGAGCAGTTCAATACTCGCGACTTCGATGGCAAACCTTTTTTCATGGCCTTGGGAATCAGTCAGCCCCACCTGCCTTGGTATGTACCACAAAAATATTTTGACATGTATCCGCTGGATGAAATTGATCTTCCCAAAACCCTTGCCAATGACCGCGATGATATTATTAGCGATAAAGGCAAGCCCTTATATGCCTTAAGTACCACCTGGGAACGTTTTGAAAAAGCTGATAAGCACAAAGAGGTGGTGCAGGCTTATATGGCCAATGTCTCATTTGTCGACGATTGTTTAGGCGTTTTACTCGAGGGTTTAAATAAGAGTAAATACGCAGATAATACCATTGTCATTCTCTGGGGAGATCATGGCTGGCACCTAGGTGAAAAACAGCGCTATGGTAAAACATTGCTTTGGCAAGAATCGGCTCGTGTACCGATGATGATTAAAGTGCCTGGAGTGACGCCTAAGAGCAAGCGCTGTAATGGTGTGGTTAACCTCATTGATATGTACCCAACACTTGCCGATTTATGTGGTTTGCCTCCTTACTCAGAAAATGATGGACGTAGCTTTGCTGAACTGGTACACAATCCGGATATGACTTGGGATAAGCCTACCTTAACGACTTACGGTATGGGCAACCATCGCATCTATGACGGTCGCTACAGTTACATTATCTACAAGGGTGGCGAAGAACTCTATGATCATAAAACAGATCCAATGGAATGGACCAATCAGGCTCGCAATCCCGAGTTCGCATCCATAAAGAAGAGGCTGCACGCTTTCGTCCCCAAAACTAATGAGCCGACCTCACCCATAAATAAATTCGATGGTAACAAAAAACCTAAGAAAAAATAG
- a CDS encoding aldo/keto reductase produces MNSNNFSRRRFFGTSVTSTLGLTLAPSILKAQSPNPEPDPVAKEFKPETIEKVWRNKQSDMTYRMLGRTGFMVSEITLGTLPFKEPSFIPLIEKAAERGVNYLDTASGYAKGRVENTLGNYLKNTTEREKFFISTKLSNYYKKVDALIKEMLKGVSASKRQQMHDKALQMIEERAVAKPGYHINYFRGQEKQFEKSYFRHVVLTEYGYKKEWREQIKNSARQLLDESLKRLQTDYVDILHFPHGCSMPEMMDDEILRELFAEFKQQGKIRASAVSFHNDVQYNLEKTIDVAYYDAVMVAYNIANHAALERPIARAKKAGVGVLAMKVARALVKNNPEWRIEKLNCSIVKDNLSKFSKAYLWGLQNPNISCCVAQMETLKMLEENLQIVDKKVELTKE; encoded by the coding sequence ATGAACTCAAATAATTTTTCCAGACGCCGTTTCTTTGGCACTTCGGTCACCTCCACTCTGGGACTGACACTTGCACCCTCCATACTCAAAGCCCAAAGTCCTAACCCTGAGCCTGATCCTGTGGCAAAAGAATTTAAACCCGAAACCATAGAAAAAGTCTGGCGTAATAAGCAATCCGATATGACTTACAGAATGCTCGGGCGCACCGGATTCATGGTCTCTGAAATCACCTTGGGCACCTTGCCTTTCAAGGAGCCGTCATTTATCCCATTAATCGAAAAAGCAGCTGAACGAGGTGTCAATTATCTCGATACAGCTAGTGGTTATGCTAAGGGAAGAGTGGAAAACACTTTGGGGAATTATCTGAAAAACACTACTGAGCGCGAAAAGTTTTTCATTTCGACTAAACTCAGTAATTATTATAAAAAAGTTGACGCATTAATAAAAGAAATGCTCAAAGGAGTTTCCGCTAGTAAACGTCAGCAAATGCATGACAAGGCACTGCAGATGATTGAAGAAAGAGCCGTTGCCAAACCGGGATATCATATCAATTATTTTCGTGGTCAGGAGAAACAGTTTGAGAAAAGCTACTTCCGTCACGTCGTTTTAACTGAATACGGCTATAAAAAAGAATGGCGTGAGCAAATCAAAAACTCTGCACGTCAATTATTAGATGAAAGCTTAAAACGCCTGCAGACCGATTACGTCGATATCCTTCACTTCCCCCACGGCTGTTCCATGCCGGAAATGATGGACGATGAAATTCTGCGTGAATTATTTGCAGAATTTAAACAGCAGGGCAAAATTCGCGCCTCAGCTGTTTCCTTTCACAATGATGTTCAATACAATCTCGAAAAAACCATCGATGTCGCTTATTACGATGCCGTAATGGTCGCCTATAACATCGCCAATCATGCCGCACTGGAAAGACCAATCGCCAGGGCCAAAAAAGCGGGCGTTGGAGTACTGGCAATGAAAGTGGCCAGAGCCCTCGTGAAAAATAATCCAGAATGGCGTATAGAAAAACTTAACTGCTCTATTGTCAAGGATAATCTGAGTAAGTTTTCCAAGGCCTATCTCTGGGGTTTGCAAAACCCTAATATAAGCTGCTGTGTTGCACAGATGGAAACCTTGAAAATGTTAGAGGAGAACCTGCAAATCGTCGATAAAAAGGTTGAGCTTACAAAAGAATAA
- a CDS encoding serine/threonine-protein kinase → MDLENLVNNINENLDDLFDDDSSFDDAVLFPLQEGLAHSVIYTEEEEVARGGEKKIIRAYDHKGKRKVAIARPLDESKEGVERFLREAQITASLDHPNIIPIYRIDQDEDKRVYYAMELLGGESFGDLIHKYHSKSEGVLEDLLEVLIKVCDAVAYAHTKQILHLDLKSDNILVAPHGKVVLIDWGLAKIIHDSDELYFNESEVGIEELNDMTRLGELKGSPGFMAPEQAGLQGDKTEQTDIYALGAILYQVLTGMAHVEGGDSQEILKNTREGKVQEAKDRANCKVDLSLNAVCMKALKLEAEKRYLDVNEFRSEIQKYLRGFATQAESASFAKSLKLLYFRNKVRCQIILMSLVIIGASTFTFIQQLKASELKALAAKENATTAKENAISSKNEAEKSLELYEEERKRRKMLRLKMGDAILEFKKSFEGDANLEENFNKLMVGASIVRSRKFDFEGALELVELALRNDPDNANALAEKGFIHLIRQEFNAANQAFSKCMTRSPHIFVLLRVTQKYSGVKPDDNEQLSLKDLKQYVADIPRGRGWLKMYVLNHQSQYYPDAMRQAELVKFYLRFNNPKLPEDFNFVYDPKKRSLDLSNNPELLILSSLGGPNFTQSSMFDTLNIKSLNISNTKVRNINTLNTLDLKTLDVRGTRVKLEELCRYANVGTMITLPGQLDFEPKKMKVIERN, encoded by the coding sequence GTGGATTTAGAAAATTTAGTCAACAATATCAATGAAAACTTGGATGATCTCTTTGATGATGATTCTTCTTTCGACGATGCTGTTTTATTCCCTTTACAAGAAGGCTTAGCTCATTCAGTTATCTATACTGAGGAAGAGGAAGTTGCTCGTGGGGGGGAAAAGAAGATTATCCGTGCCTACGATCACAAAGGCAAACGCAAGGTGGCTATAGCCCGTCCCCTAGATGAGTCCAAAGAGGGCGTCGAACGCTTTTTGCGGGAAGCGCAAATTACTGCTAGTCTTGATCACCCCAATATCATTCCCATTTATCGCATTGACCAAGATGAAGACAAAAGGGTTTATTATGCCATGGAGCTTTTGGGAGGTGAATCTTTTGGGGACTTGATTCATAAATACCATTCCAAAAGTGAGGGCGTTTTAGAAGATTTATTAGAGGTGCTCATTAAAGTTTGCGATGCGGTGGCTTATGCTCACACTAAACAGATCCTTCATTTAGATTTAAAATCGGATAATATTTTAGTGGCTCCCCATGGGAAAGTGGTACTCATTGACTGGGGTTTGGCAAAGATAATACACGATTCAGACGAGCTTTATTTCAACGAATCGGAAGTAGGCATTGAAGAACTAAATGACATGACTCGCTTGGGAGAACTCAAGGGCTCTCCCGGTTTTATGGCTCCTGAACAAGCCGGTTTACAGGGCGATAAGACTGAGCAGACCGATATCTATGCACTCGGAGCCATTCTTTATCAAGTACTGACTGGAATGGCGCATGTGGAGGGGGGAGATAGTCAGGAAATTCTCAAAAACACCCGTGAAGGAAAAGTGCAAGAGGCCAAAGATCGCGCGAATTGTAAAGTTGACTTAAGTTTAAATGCCGTGTGTATGAAGGCCCTCAAATTAGAAGCTGAAAAACGCTATTTAGATGTGAATGAATTCCGCAGTGAAATCCAAAAATATCTTCGAGGTTTTGCGACTCAAGCAGAAAGTGCGAGTTTCGCAAAATCACTCAAATTACTTTACTTCAGGAACAAGGTCCGCTGCCAAATTATTCTCATGTCCTTAGTTATTATTGGAGCTTCAACTTTTACCTTTATTCAGCAGCTCAAAGCGAGTGAACTCAAAGCCCTTGCAGCCAAAGAAAATGCGACGACCGCAAAAGAGAATGCGATAAGCTCAAAAAATGAAGCTGAAAAATCTCTTGAGCTTTATGAAGAAGAACGCAAACGACGCAAGATGCTTAGGCTCAAAATGGGTGATGCGATTTTGGAATTCAAAAAATCATTTGAGGGCGATGCTAATCTTGAGGAAAACTTTAATAAACTCATGGTAGGTGCCTCGATTGTACGCAGTCGAAAGTTTGATTTCGAGGGTGCTTTGGAATTGGTCGAGTTGGCTTTGAGAAACGATCCGGATAATGCCAATGCGCTTGCAGAAAAGGGCTTTATACATCTCATTCGCCAGGAATTTAATGCGGCAAATCAGGCCTTTAGCAAATGTATGACTCGGTCACCCCATATTTTCGTTTTGCTACGAGTCACTCAAAAATATTCTGGTGTTAAGCCTGATGACAATGAGCAACTTAGCCTAAAAGATTTAAAGCAATATGTCGCCGACATACCGCGAGGTAGGGGCTGGTTGAAAATGTATGTGCTGAATCATCAAAGCCAGTATTACCCAGATGCTATGAGACAAGCTGAATTAGTGAAGTTTTATTTGCGTTTCAATAATCCTAAATTGCCAGAAGATTTTAACTTTGTCTATGACCCGAAAAAGAGATCTTTAGATCTTTCCAACAATCCCGAATTATTAATTCTCTCCTCCTTAGGAGGACCGAACTTTACTCAAAGTTCGATGTTCGACACCTTAAATATAAAATCCCTGAATATCAGCAATACCAAAGTGAGAAATATTAACACGCTGAATACCCTCGACTTAAAAACTTTAGATGTACGTGGCACCAGAGTTAAGCTGGAGGAACTTTGTAGGTACGCCAATGTGGGAACGATGATCACTCTTCCAGGCCAATTGGACTTTGAGCCTAAAAAGATGAAGGTGATAGAGCGTAATTAA
- a CDS encoding sulfatase, with protein MKFFITLLVLMSSAYGKYNILFISADDLNNDIGPYGNTFVKTPNLDRLAKMSTTFTKAYCQQPLCGPSRASVMSGLRPNTSKCYKLNDKIREKVPDVVTLPQYFMKKGYFSGRAGKIYHYNNPAGIGSDGADDVLSWQQRHNPVGIDKKHEEKIIRFPGHKNGTKGQLGISMSYWDPVSEDEEHTDGMVTSKTIEMIENNKDIPFFVACGFFRPHCPYVAPKKYFDLYPMESIELENFSEAIKDLDDVPPMALTKSGKYKHRANHEQAKKCKQAYYASISFLDAQVGRLLDCLEENHLLEKTIIVFWSDHGYFLGEKGLWYKAKNFERALLSPMMISIPGQKANKFEQPVELLDIYPTLIDASFDEAYDKLDGESLVSYMKNPKKERLAPAISQNYYTVDKQGYSIRSQRWRYTEWMEGDAGLELYDHNNDPEEKVNLAQKPEYASVIKELSKELRKHSQMSIK; from the coding sequence ATGAAATTTTTTATCACATTGCTCGTTCTAATGAGTTCCGCCTACGGGAAGTATAACATCCTTTTCATTTCTGCTGATGACCTCAATAATGACATTGGTCCCTACGGCAATACTTTTGTCAAAACTCCAAATCTCGATCGCTTGGCAAAAATGAGTACCACTTTTACCAAAGCTTATTGCCAACAGCCCCTCTGCGGCCCCAGTAGAGCGAGTGTGATGTCAGGTTTGCGACCCAATACGAGCAAATGCTATAAGCTCAATGATAAAATCAGAGAGAAGGTGCCAGATGTCGTCACTCTACCTCAGTACTTCATGAAAAAAGGTTACTTCTCAGGTCGTGCGGGCAAGATCTATCACTACAACAATCCTGCTGGCATTGGCAGCGATGGTGCCGATGACGTGCTCTCTTGGCAGCAACGTCACAATCCTGTGGGCATTGATAAAAAACACGAAGAAAAAATCATTCGCTTCCCAGGTCATAAAAACGGCACAAAAGGTCAACTCGGCATTTCCATGTCTTACTGGGATCCTGTGAGTGAAGATGAAGAGCACACCGACGGCATGGTAACATCCAAAACTATTGAGATGATCGAAAATAATAAGGATATCCCCTTCTTCGTGGCCTGCGGATTTTTTCGCCCCCACTGCCCCTATGTGGCACCCAAGAAATACTTTGACCTCTACCCCATGGAGTCAATTGAACTAGAAAACTTTAGTGAAGCGATAAAAGACTTAGATGATGTCCCTCCCATGGCACTTACGAAATCTGGTAAATACAAACACAGAGCCAATCACGAGCAAGCCAAAAAATGTAAGCAGGCTTATTATGCTTCGATCTCCTTTCTCGACGCCCAAGTCGGCCGCCTTTTAGACTGCCTTGAAGAAAATCACTTACTCGAAAAAACCATCATCGTCTTTTGGTCGGATCACGGTTACTTCCTCGGCGAAAAAGGCCTCTGGTACAAAGCAAAGAACTTCGAACGTGCCCTGCTCTCGCCCATGATGATCTCTATTCCCGGTCAAAAAGCCAACAAATTTGAGCAGCCTGTAGAATTATTGGATATCTACCCCACACTCATTGACGCTAGCTTCGATGAAGCCTACGACAAGCTTGATGGAGAAAGCCTCGTTTCCTATATGAAAAATCCAAAAAAAGAGCGCTTGGCACCTGCCATTTCTCAAAATTACTACACCGTAGATAAGCAAGGCTACTCGATTCGCAGCCAGCGCTGGCGCTATACCGAATGGATGGAGGGCGATGCCGGCTTGGAGCTTTACGATCACAACAATGACCCGGAAGAAAAAGTCAACCTCGCCCAAAAGCCCGAGTACGCCTCAGTCATAAAAGAACTCAGTAAAGAACTCAGAAAGCATAGTCAGATGTCGATAAAATAA
- a CDS encoding RNA polymerase sigma factor gives MSKIEHSTRLTLIQRVQSQDDEAAWNEFVEFYKSYFYVIIRRMNINASDSEDICQQIFLKVWKQIPKFEYDRERSKFRTWLTTLAHGTAVDYIRKKVRDSNKHDKAQNECETIRSFSQPEIDSMAEKEWKIFITNMALENIRKSFSGKAVQVFEMSMNGQSNESIAEELEIKIESVYLLKNRVKKKITDEIKRLREHYE, from the coding sequence GTGAGCAAAATTGAGCACTCAACGCGACTAACACTTATTCAACGAGTTCAAAGCCAAGATGACGAAGCCGCTTGGAACGAGTTTGTTGAGTTTTATAAATCTTATTTTTACGTCATTATTCGTCGTATGAATATCAACGCAAGTGATTCAGAAGACATCTGTCAGCAGATTTTCCTGAAAGTTTGGAAACAAATCCCAAAATTCGAATACGATCGGGAACGCTCAAAATTTCGTACATGGTTGACCACTTTAGCTCACGGTACTGCAGTAGACTATATTCGCAAAAAAGTACGTGACTCCAACAAGCACGATAAAGCACAAAACGAATGTGAAACGATTCGTTCTTTCTCTCAACCAGAAATTGACTCTATGGCTGAAAAAGAATGGAAAATCTTTATTACCAACATGGCTTTGGAAAACATTCGTAAAAGCTTTTCAGGCAAAGCTGTGCAGGTTTTTGAAATGAGCATGAACGGTCAATCCAATGAGAGTATTGCCGAAGAACTGGAGATAAAAATCGAATCAGTTTATCTCCTTAAAAATCGCGTCAAAAAGAAAATTACCGACGAAATCAAACGTCTTAGAGAGCATTATGAATAG
- a CDS encoding four helix bundle protein, with protein sequence MYARSFEELNIWQSSQDLSVQIYALFKACHDYGFKDQIQRAAVSVMNNIAEGFERESKADFARFLLISKASSGEVRSMLYLANKLNYLTKDQSDGLITSYKKLSTSIQSLRKSILQN encoded by the coding sequence ATGTATGCACGTTCTTTTGAAGAATTAAATATTTGGCAAAGTTCTCAAGACTTATCAGTTCAAATTTATGCGCTTTTCAAAGCCTGCCATGATTACGGATTTAAAGATCAAATTCAAAGAGCTGCTGTTTCAGTAATGAATAATATCGCAGAAGGGTTTGAGCGGGAAAGCAAAGCTGATTTTGCCAGATTCCTCTTGATATCAAAAGCCTCAAGTGGCGAAGTAAGAAGTATGCTCTACTTAGCTAATAAACTTAATTATCTCACAAAAGACCAAAGTGATGGTTTAATTACTTCATACAAAAAACTATCTACTTCAATTCAATCACTAAGAAAATCCATTCTACAAAATTAA